A genomic stretch from Halichoerus grypus chromosome 5, mHalGry1.hap1.1, whole genome shotgun sequence includes:
- the LY6D gene encoding lymphocyte antigen 6D, which translates to MKTALLLLVALAVAARPARALRCHVCSSSSNCEKAQNCAASARYCRTSTKMETLRGNLVEKDCAESCTPTNTLRGQVSSGAATTLCCQDDLCNWSLQSRAPARTLLPGAALRLALALGLLALLVAPSL; encoded by the exons ATGAAGACAGCCCTGCTGCTCCTTGTTGCTCTGGCAGTGGCCGCCAGGCCag CCCGTGCTCTCCGCTGTCACGTCTGCTCCAGCTCCAGCAACTGTGAGAAAGCCCAGAACTGCGCGGCCAGCGCGCGCTATTGTAGGACCAGCACCAAGA TGGAGACCCTGAGGGGGAACCTGGTGGAGAAGGACTGCGCAGAGTCGTGCACGCCCACGAACACCCTGCGGGGCCAGGTGAGCAGCGGGGCGGCCACCACCCTGTGCTGTCAGGACGACTTGTGCAACTGGAGTCTGCAGAGCCGCGCGCCCGCCCGCACCCTGCTCCCCGGCGCTGCCCTCCGCCTGGCGCTGGCCCTCGGCCTCCTCGCCCTCCTCGTGGCCCCCAGCCTGTGA